The DNA segment TGCATCTGTACGGCATATACCAAATAACTGACTCTTTCTCGGGTTAACTTTCAATCCCGAAATAAGATAGAAGATTCTTAGTATTCTTTTGAGATTCATAACATTCTCTACGTTCCATTCACCAACGAAAATTGAGTCGTCCGCAAATAGCATATGTGATATAATTGGGCCGTTACCTGGTAGTCTAACCCCTGAAAACAGTTCTGCGTTCCTCGCCTTTTTCATCATATTATGTAAAGCCTCCATTGCCACTATAAACAAGAATGGTGATAACGGGTCCCCTTGGCGTAAGCCTCTTTTATATTGGAATTCCCCGGTTGGTGATCCGTTTACTAGAACCGAGCCTCTTCCTGCGAAAAGTATTCCCATAACCCAATTCCTCCACTTCGGAGGAAATCCCATATGTGTTAGTACGGTTATTAAAAACTTCCAGTTTAGTGTGTCGTACGCCTTTTCAATGTCAGCTTTGAACACAAAAATGCTTTTCTTTGTTCTTTTCGCCCAACCTACTATTTCATTGATGACCAATGGTCCATCCACAATATTTCTTTCTGAGACAAAAGCTGATTGTTCGTCCGATATAACACTTTTAATGACACCTTTTATTCTGTTTGCTAATACCTTGGAAATTATTTTGTTAACTACACCTATTAATGAAATAGGTCGAAAGTCAGACAATGTCATCGGGTCACATACCTTTGGAATAAGGGCAATAAAAGATGCACTGCAAGTATGATGTATCGAGCCATGTGTGTGGAATTGTGTCATTACGTCCATTATTGTACCTTTAAATTCTTCCCAAAATGTCTTGATAAGTTTGAACGTGATGCCATCGGGCCCCGGTGCTTTTGAAATGCCACAATCCCATACTGCTGTACGAACTTCTTCTATTGAAAACGGTGCTACTAACCCTTCAGCTTAACTTTAGCTTATTTTTGAGAATCCGTCTGCACCAATTCTTGGTCTCGACACTAACGGTTCTTTAAACTTCTCTTTAAAAGCTTTCTGAAATTGATTTTTTATCTCCATAGGCTCTGAAATCCACTGTCCGCCAATCCATAATCCGTTGACTTTATTTCTTGATATATGGCAGTTGACCACAGAGTGAAAATAACTAGTATTCTCATCGCCTAGTTCAATCCATCTCACCCTTGCTTTCTGTTGTAAATCGAGTAACTGTGTTTGGTGCCATTCTCTAATAACTTTCTTATAATCCTTCCATTGGTGAATCTCGTCATCCGTAAGCCTCCTATTTTCCGCCAAGTTATCAATTGCTAGTAATTTGCTTTGTGCCTCCGTTAACTCTTTCTCCTCTTCCTCCTTCTTGTTCTTTCGCCATTGTTTAAGCTCATCTTTAATAGCTTTCATTTTGATTGCCATGATTTCATCTTTAAATGTCGAGTCACATGTTTTTTCAATTCCTTTCTTCACGGCGGCATCAAAACCCAACTTCCCAAACCAACTGTTGAAAACTCTGAATGGAATCGGACCAAAATTATTATTAACCGAAATGAGTATAAGTGGGCTATGATCCGAAATTTCTCTGTCAAGTGCCAATAATGTGGCATTGGGCCATTTAGACATAAATTCATCACACACCAATACCCTGTCTATCTTACTGAGGTTCGTACCGTCACCTGACATGAACGTAAACTTTTTGCCACTCATGTTGTATTCCTGAAATCCACCAGTGCTTATGAAATTGTTGAAGCACATTGCTCCGTTAATGTCAAATTGTGAATTATATCGATCCTCTGGCACACGCACTTCGTTAAAGTCCCCAAGTAATACCCACAACCCTTGAATTCTATTTCTCGCATCCAAAATATCTTCCCAAAGTCTTCTCCTGTTCGATTGAATCGTTGGCCCATATACATTCACAATGACTATCTCTTCTTCAAGTCCCGTTATTTTTCCTTTAATCAATAAGAAATTTTGGTTTTTAACTTCTACAGATTTTTTGAACATACCTTTATCCCAGATTGAAAGTAAGCCCCCCGATCTACCTTCCGCGTCCACCTTCGAGTATTCGAACTCTGTACTAATCCAGAATCTCTTTACTATGTTATCCGGGATATCCCTAAATTGAGTTTCCTGTAGTGCGACGAAAGATAAATTGAATTTTGTTATCAACTCTCTGACTTTTACCCCCTTTCCTGCTCCCCTGCACCTTTCAAATTTAGGGACGCAAAATTCATTTTTGACCATCTTCCACCTGCTCTTCGGCTATGGCGTCTTTGATTATCGCCACTTTTTGTGTTAAGTCTACCCCTACTTCCTGCCCCACCCTGATTGTATCATTGATTTCTCTTTGGATCTCGGCTACATCCTCAGTTATTACTCTTTCCTGTGTTGCTGGGGTTGTTTCTTCCGTGTTTTCCTCCCCTCTTGATTCCTCCTCCCAATCTGATTCGTATTCGTCTTCAATCCCAGATCCAGTTTGTTCAAAGTTATTAATTTCTTCTTCCGTCTCTCTTACTGTCTCCTTATTTCTCCTCTTGTATCTCCTTTTTATCACAGCTCTCCTTTTTGTACGCAATCTAGATTCATCCGATAATTCAATATTCAAGTCTGGGATTTTCCTTTTTAATATTGTTTGATTGGGCTTTAAGCTACCTAAACAGCTTTTTGCAAGGCttgttctttttcttttaaaatgtGTCATCCTGGTCGGCCCACTATGTCTTTCTTCATTCAGCCCACTTTGATTATTATTTGGAGTGTCTTGGGCCCAGCCAGTCTCCTGTTCTGTTGCATCTTCATTGTTCTGTGACTTTTGAACTTCCACATTCCTTGGTGAGTCAACATTTCGTACCTCGTTTTCCTCCTCGTTTACTATCTTTTCTCTCTCCTCATTCATCGGCGTTTGTTCCCATGTTTCTCTTACCTCTTCATTTCCTTCATTCAATGTTTCTACACCGACCTTTGGTATGCCATCGTTTTCCAGATTCATCGGCGTTCCAATCTCCGGCGAAGGTACCTCGTTTTCCGATGGTAGTTCTTCTGTAACCCCTTGTTTAGCACTTGTTCTATCTGGTACGAGTTTAGGTTGCCACATGTAATTTGCTTCCGAAACCCAGACATCGAGCATCATACCTTTCCACcaaatttttatcttttcatTAATAAGAGCTCCGTCATTTACAATTACTCCGACCACGTCGTAATTCAAGTTTAAATCTCTGTCATCAGCCTCAGATGGTTCTATTATCTTGCCGTATCTTTCCGCTATGCAATTAAAAACGTCATCACCCCATATCTGAATTGGTACCCCCCTGATTACTAACCATGCCATTCTTTGGAATGGTATGACATCACCATTCCATTGCTGGATGTTACCCAACCATTGATCCCAGCTCTTCTCATCTCTGTTGAGGATTTCCATAGCACTTTCTTCATCCTTAGAAGTAATTAGAACTTTCATACCTCCCACATATCTAACTTCTGCATCTCGTAGACTTAGATCCTCCTTCATCATCCACAGTTTACGTAGGTGGTTGATACTTTTAAGTTCGCCGATTATAACACTAAAACATATCCCATTAACATTAAAACATCACTGCATTAACATCTTAATTATTGCTACATTCCATTCCATTACATAACCATTTTAGCAAAAACAACACTTAAAATCATCATGAAACTAAGAAGTATACATGCTTTCTATTTTTTGATTCAACTTTGCTGGCTTTCAATTGTGCTTCAAGGATCTTGTTTCTAGCCAATAGCTCGTTATTTGAATCCATCACCTCTTTGTTTGACCTTAATAATAAACCTGGAATAGTATAACTTGCTTCTTCATACACCTTTGGTTCAACCGATCCAATGAAACTTTGACAATTTTTTTATGCCTATCAACAAAAGAATATAAATTAAACCATGATTTTGAGATTGTGATGAATTTGAGGAGGTTAGTGATAAAGGATTAAATCTAAAAGATGGTTTTAGTAAGTTTTAAATATACAAGATGAAACCTGCAGGTTCGATGAAATTTAAAGGACATTTTATGCATTTTAAAAAATTATGAAATTAGTTGGTATAAAATTACTTGAAGATTCTAATTCTACTTTTATTTATAAGTTTTAAGACCAACATACGAAGACTAAAGGTTGCTCGGCAATATTATTTTAGTGAAAATACCTATAATTTTATTTTACGACTAGTTACctaattttttagatttttttttcgaaaattaaacttcattaaaacagcCTCCGACCCAAAAGGGCAAAAGGCCAAACACAACACAGCaccccgacccaaacgggcaaagggcaaagaaattacaacatatacatcgGGTATTTACACCACTCCGACCATCTAATATACTTACAAGTAGTTCTATTTTTAACCCAAGCAAAACTTCTAGATTTTAACTAACTTTTAGATTATCatataaatatacatgtaaaaagTTGATAGTCAACATTGCCAAAAAGGGTTATTAATCACATTCAAACCACTTTATGACACGCAAACCAACTTTTCCTACATCATGTTTAAAGAGTCGTATTTATGGGTGTCACTTATTTTTATGTAGTACACTATGATTATGACATTATACattaataatttaatttaattaaattatGATTTAATGGTTATCTTAGATGATTATAAAATTTactttattaaataataataattgatCTATTTATTATACTATTGCCAATAAAGGACATTAGATATCCCTTAAATACCACCAATTTCTATtactaaactatataataaaataattaaaagggTAAATGAGTTTAATGTGATTAAAAGAATACTACTATTGACCTATTGTAGATATATATCTTTTAGAGAATGTGATGGTGGCATTATTATAAGTGACAACCTACTTTTGGTTATTAAAAAGGGTTAAAGGGTCTGCTTTGAATAAACAAATATGTTATAtgtggaccattagtgattattTCCATCTACTCTATTGCCATTTAGGCAATGTGTACTGGGGCGCGAGAAGGGGCCATAGCGCCATTATGGCGCCGCGAACACCGCCCCCCCCGGCGCCATGTTTGAAATTTTTTGGCCAGCGCGAACATTATAGCGGCGTGATGAACAAttgaagtttgatttttttttttttttttttttttgtattttctgttTTGTTGCAGGTTTCATAGAAAGGGGGGTGGGGCTTGCAGGTAtacgaagaagaagaaggaagacaagaaaaaaagaaagatttttagggtttttttatggGCTTTGGGCTGGGCTGGGCTAACTCAAAAGATATtgtggttttttttatttatttattttcagttttttaatttatttttctgtttttgttttgttttttattattttctgttttttattttttttctgtttttttattattttctgttttttatttttttctgttttttattattttcagtttttattttttaaattttgaactaacattttatattgttttatttaattaaatgaattttatttttaaaaaagttacaaatgaattaaaaaaataaaaattaaaaaatgagtaatgattacacaggggctttatgactacggcctcaaattgcataacgccccataaagccccggggtgacgtggcatgccacatgtcaCATAACGCCCctaaaagggctttatgactacacatgccctTAGCCTATTTCAATCATGATTCGACTGTGTACACAGATTTATAGGATAATTACTAGTTTAGTTGATTATCAAATAAACTTTAGAGAGATATCTAGCAAGCTTCCTATGATTCAAACGTTTTTGCATTACTCGATATCAGATCCCGAAAACATTGTATTTGAGTTAAAATTAAATGAGTTTGAGCTCAACTCAAACTTAGACTTTAGTAAGAAGAGAGATCAATCCCAAAATTTTTACATCAAGATTAACTTGGATGTTGACtttaaacaaacatgtttgttaggtgtgtatatatatattacaaaaaTCTCAGTCAAACTTCAATTTAGTCCAACACAAACTaaaataatttataaataaaataaattattaatGGTATATATGTCTTTTTGACTTTTCTATTTTCAAAATATGATctaaaataaaattaaactagtattaagcaccctcGTATTACGGTGGGAAGGAACACCAATGTCACACTAATGTCAGCGACCGCCAACACTGAAGTTGCAGCGTGTTAACGCGAAGAAAATaaatcgaaacgtaaaacatataaaagaataactacgtcgatctaggacccgtgcgttatgatgaacctgtcaaacgggaaaaatagacgacgtaaaaacgttTAACCACGCACGCatgttgcgccgtgttaactcgcaaaatttaggaCAGAACGTAAAACGGAAATTTTgcgaaaaataaaaagtatagtGGACCacaattgaaagtaaaaaaaattgtgaggttaaattgtaaaagatgaaaagttctggggttaaaaataaaaaaatcatatagttttgcgttaaaagtaaagaatcaaatagttttgtattaaaagtaaaaaaaacaattttttttcgaaaaaccACAAAGCATAAGCTAGAACACCtttatgcctaaacatgttgaAAATTATAGTATTTTTTTAACGGCTTTAAAATTATAGTATTGGGTATTTAGATTAGATGTCATGATAgattaagggcatgtttggctaagctttttgaaataacttattaacttattggctttttgaaaagtcataagctttaaaatgatgtttggcaatgaagatgtatgtgaggggaaaagccaataagtcaataagttgtttcaaaaagcttagccaaataTGCCCTAAGTCATAGTATTGGTGGATTAGGCAATCATGGAAGAGTCTAGCCTCCTTATAGAGGTGCTATGCTCTATCCTAAGTCCACCCAGATTTTTGTCCTATCTTGTGTTACGCCAGAGAGTTATGCTCTTGTGGTAGCACAACAATTGTCTAGTGGCAGCCTGCGGTATGGTATCTTGAGGGAATGCTCAAGCCAAACTCTAAAGCCAACATAAGTCTGGTTAGAACAACATAATCTGACCGAAGTAAAACAATGGAACTCTCCAATCTGGAAAGTGTGATGGACTAATACAAGAAAATcgccatttaaaaaaataatagatGTTAATGTTAATATTTAATGCATACTAGTGGGTAtccccgcgcttcgcggcgggtTTTCAGTCGCTGTCGGTTCGATTCGGTACCGTATCGATACGGTACAAACACTCTATATAGCAATCAACACATTTTTTACGTCGGTCAAAAACCAAAAAATCAAACATCGGTACTGGTACTGATATTCTCACGCTATCGATATTGTTGCTAGGAGAAGAGATGATGCCATTCTTAGCAATACCCTTGTCAAACAAAAGAAACCTAAGCAATACCATGATCATAAAACAATTATAACCTAACAAACTACTAAAACTATGTACAACTCAAGGATGTGGTTTAGACTTAAATGGGGCAAGAGTCTTGTCCTTTAACTTAAAATACTCCAATTATACAGGTATCAAAACCATATATTTTGCATTTGTCaccaaaaagttagaaaaaaagacaCGAAACCTTGGTTTTacattgttattttattttattgaacGTCAAATTCGGATCACTTATGAATCACTGGAGTATTAttgtgccaccagcggaaccaaccgatcatatccatctctattaggcaataatgcctatatatcaattcaggaggaaacccaacaAATTTGGGAAAAActccctttgtgggaatcgaactaATGAACTAATGGTCCCTAAACCTTATCTTACCCTCAAGATGCCACTAAGCTATATTGTTATTAATTTGGTAATTGTTCATTTAAAGCCTTTGTTAACTCTTTTTTTCTTGTTTATATATCTCGctttcatttgttgttgtatccTTCTCAAGTGctactgtaattgtattcttctTATGAGTATATACATACATCTTTAACTCTTTAAGGCACACAAACATACATCTATCGACTTTAAAGCAACAAATGATCAACTAAATGCATTGTCATCCCAAAAAAGTTGGTCTGCCGGCTATAAAAAAATACATAACAGAACCTGTTACCTGTAGTTTTTATAAACACAGTGTTTATAAACAACAGAACCTGTAGTGTTTATAAACAAAAGGGTTTTTTGGTGTAGTTGGTTCGAGCCCACGCAAGCCGTaccttttttttctttatttcaaCTTCCTTTATATCCCTGAAAATATCTAGTAAGGAAATCGATATATTGGAATAAACAACCTCAGTTTACGAAATTGAAAACCAAGGACTCTATGGTAACAATATATAACCatctcaaaacaaaacaaattcaaaCATCAGTGACCCGAGGGACTACATCCAAGCGGAAAAGAAGAAAACTTTTGATCGATCCTTATCGAAAATGAGACCTGCAGTTGAAGTATAGTTTACCAGAGTTTGGTCGGAAACTTAGCCTCCATCACCAGAGGGGGCACCTAGGGTTTCTAACCACCATCAATATTCAACAAAAATCACTACCGTCACCTGAAAGGTAAACCGACACCGCCAGTTGGGCTGCGTCTTGTGTCCACCAAAAACCACCATCACCCAACTTCCGGATCTGCAACCCCACAATATCGCCGCCACTGAACCCTGTAACCACCTTCACTATCGCTCTCCATTTAGTCTGACACTTCCCGTGCCGGTCATCATCCTCATCCTACCATATTACCCTTCTCCCGTCGGACCCTAGAGCTTCGCCGTATCGTCGAATGTGAGCGATAATTCCGAACTCCGCCACCGCTATTGGTTAGGCCGCAACATCCTCATCATCGAGCTGTAGGTCTCTTCGGATCTGCCACAGCCCGTCAGTCACTAACGTCACCGAAGAAGGGTGGCCGGGCTCCTTAACCTTTTTCAGCTGCTCTGTCTCTAGACTTGTGGGTAGGTGTAAAAAGTCATCGACTCTTACTCTCTCTGTGCACAAAAAGTGACGAAGGATAGAAGTTAGAAAACTTGGTGGTCAGAACATAAAAGTAAAAAAGTTAACTGGCGCAAACTCATGTTGTTAAttgatataatataataataatatgagaataTGAGAAttgaaaaataaataagaaatcaaATATAATAGGTTAAATTGAGAAAATCACATATATTTGGACAGATACATATTGCTATGCACACACACGCTCGTCTGTATgtatttctagagagagaaaactCCTGTAGAGAGAGAGTAGCTGCATAGGCTTTTCATTCCTGAGCTTACCTTCACTCACCAAATCTTAACAATTCACTGGAAAAAAAGGTTATCTTTTTCACATTTCTCCATCATTTTTGCCtccattttttttattctttcaactttctctctcttccGTACCAACTaaaattctagagagagaaagcacAACTCCTCACACTCCAGATTTCAGAATCAATTCAGGTACTCGCATTCTGTTTTTGTACCATAATCTCTTAGAACGAAACCCTAATTCTGCTTTCAAAATGTCAATGCGAATGCTGTAAGCATGAggaattataataataataataataataataataataataataatattgttgcattattattattgttgtttttCAACTCTACATTTGAACAACAACAAGTGTTATCCAGATTTAGGGCAGAAAGGGCAGCTCTGCTCCAACTTAGATCATCATTAGGGTTAAGAGCAAAAGAATGGCCTATTAAATCCAATCACTGTGTAAATTGGGTGGGAATTATCTGCCAAAATGGCACTGTTGTTAACATTAATATCTCAGGGTTTAAGAGGACACGCATTGGAAGCGAAAACCCCCGGTTTTCGGTCGATTCGTTTGCGAATTTAACGAATTTGGTTTTGTTTAACGCTTCTAGGTTCACCCTTCTAGGCTCCATTCCTGATGGGTTAGGGTTTCGGGCTCAGAAGCTTCGAGTTCTTGACCTTAGGTTTTGTCGGATCACTGGTGCTATTCCTTTTAGTGTTGGTAATTTAACTGATcttgttgaattatatttatcggATAACGCGCTCACCGGCACCGTTCCGGATAGTTTAGGTCGGTTGTCACGCCTTTCGGTTCTTGATCTGTCGAGAAACACGCTCACCGGGTTCATCCCGTCGTCGTTTGGATCGTTGGTTAATCTTTCTTCACTCGACTTGTCGTTAAATTACTTATCCGGGGACGTTCCTGAATCGTTTCGGAGCTTATCGAATCTTCGATTCTTGAATCTTTCTGGTAACAGTCTTTCTTCTTCGTTACCTGCACAGTTAGGTAACGTTAGTAACTTGATTGTTCTTGATCTCGGTTCCAATTCGTTTACCGGGACATTGCCTGTTGAATTCGGAAACTTAACGAGCTTGCAAACATTGGTTGTCAAGAACAATATGCTTACGGGTAATTTATCTGGCGATATGTTTTCGTCTCTAAACAAGTTGGAAACTTTGGTTTTGAATCATAATAACTTTACCGGTAATCTTCCCGATGAGTTATGGTCGCTTCCGGCTTTGAGTTTTCTCGATGCGGCTAATAATAATTTCACCGGTTTGTTACCGAATCTTGTTCCAGATGGTAATTTAACGAATTTCACATCTGGGGCGTTGAATCTTTCGCATAATATGTTTTACGGAAACTTAACGCCGGTTTTGAGAAGGTTTCGTTCAGTGGATTTGTCTTATAATTACTTACAAGGCAAGGAACCCGATTACGCACGTGGAGTTTTTTCCTTAAATAGAAATTGTCTTCGAAACATGACAACTCAAAGAAGTGTGCAAGAATGTGCAACGTTTTACGCTTCAAAGGGTTTGACTTTTGACAATTTTGGTGTCCCGGAGGACACATTGCCGCCGCCTCGTGACAGTCATAACCGCAACAAAAAGTGGATTATATTGGCGGCGGTTATAGGCGGTGTTGGACTTTTTGTACTTATATCAGTTATTGCGATACTAGTGGTTGTATGCTGTAGAAAAAGTCGTACAAGTTCTCAAAGAGGAAACGGGGTGGGACCCGCGCCAGCTGTCATAGTGCCGCCATCTCCGATGGCGGCGTTGGATTCATCTAATTTGGGAGATACGTTTACGTATCAGCAGATTCTTGCGGCCACTGGTGACTTTAGTGATGTGAATTTGGTCAAACATGGTCATTCGGGTGATATATTTAGGGGTGTTCTTGAGGGTGGCGTAACCGTAATTATTAAAAGATGTGACGTGGGGTCCGGGGCGAAGGATGTACACGTGGCGGAACTGGATTTGTTCAGAAAGGTATCGCATCCTAGACTGGTGCCGCTTTTGGGACATTGTTTGGAGAACGAAAACGGAAAGTTTCTTGTTTATAAATACATGCCGAATGGCGATTTGTC comes from the Helianthus annuus cultivar XRQ/B chromosome 4, HanXRQr2.0-SUNRISE, whole genome shotgun sequence genome and includes:
- the LOC110938227 gene encoding probable LRR receptor-like serine/threonine-protein kinase At2g16250; translated protein: MRNYNNNNNNNNNNNNIVALLLLLFFNSTFEQQQVLSRFRAERAALLQLRSSLGLRAKEWPIKSNHCVNWVGIICQNGTVVNINISGFKRTRIGSENPRFSVDSFANLTNLVLFNASRFTLLGSIPDGLGFRAQKLRVLDLRFCRITGAIPFSVGNLTDLVELYLSDNALTGTVPDSLGRLSRLSVLDLSRNTLTGFIPSSFGSLVNLSSLDLSLNYLSGDVPESFRSLSNLRFLNLSGNSLSSSLPAQLGNVSNLIVLDLGSNSFTGTLPVEFGNLTSLQTLVVKNNMLTGNLSGDMFSSLNKLETLVLNHNNFTGNLPDELWSLPALSFLDAANNNFTGLLPNLVPDGNLTNFTSGALNLSHNMFYGNLTPVLRRFRSVDLSYNYLQGKEPDYARGVFSLNRNCLRNMTTQRSVQECATFYASKGLTFDNFGVPEDTLPPPRDSHNRNKKWIILAAVIGGVGLFVLISVIAILVVVCCRKSRTSSQRGNGVGPAPAVIVPPSPMAALDSSNLGDTFTYQQILAATGDFSDVNLVKHGHSGDIFRGVLEGGVTVIIKRCDVGSGAKDVHVAELDLFRKVSHPRLVPLLGHCLENENGKFLVYKYMPNGDLSSSLYRKNDLDDDGLQSLDWITRLKIALGAAEALSYLHHECTPPLVHRDVQASSILLDDKYEVRLGSLSEVCIQEGESHSNRFTRLLRLPQTSEQGASGVATATCAYDVYCFGKVLLELVTGKMGISASNDPTQKDLLEQILPYINVYDKELVTNIIDPSLIIDEDLLEEVWAMAVVARSCLNPKPTRRPLMRYIVKALENPLKVVREESGSSAKLKTNSSRGSWNAALFSSWRQSSVDVAGMAAGVGPSSVKRSGTSESQSGSGDHSSSHRKQSKDVFPEPLDVQDEARSNSVR